A DNA window from Dama dama isolate Ldn47 chromosome 19, ASM3311817v1, whole genome shotgun sequence contains the following coding sequences:
- the DTX3L gene encoding E3 ubiquitin-protein ligase DTX3L yields MASSLCPPSPLLVRVFHPGTRLQWKLEKYFQSRESGGGECTVRALDRSDPNSNTFRVQFLQRAGKDGVLKKGKHQIVVDNQPVTIFLEPNENAKEKKTKMSSSTQSQKGARHGEKPPNVKDIHNAADSCLQKIFLTVTAELNCQLFSKEQRDRIAVLYPNVQLVKGHDGTEKVCGNFKDIEKIHGFLSEQLLEREQKHESSPLTSEREPLSQQDRNSCVSPFEPESRSEEKGNRFEVPLAFFEYFTHSCPDKMASIEKRFGTKIKSQTSSPNMVYLDFTSSRSGNLEAARKDFVEEFQKRVETLTQECVALADSKQATKIKEELNHQFAKLLIKEKGGELTLLGTADDISAAKHFLASKNFESLVKSTVKILTPKDMLKGIEVDTAHYKLLEAELSQEISKIEKKYDTQSNILGINQKTCIRFEPKTKELDLSIHAYSSFIDTYQHVSCQIMREVLSLKLLGKERKHLHGTKFSDDFRKRHPDIHFVLNRESMTLIGLPNHLTNAKQYLLNRWGVSPSATEKWNKTLTDTDSHNSKTASPTLQHPASSEVSEVNEEQDTCVICLNTISNKQVLSKCKHEFCSHCINEAFSYKPICPVCQTSYGVQKGNQPDGRMSTVVIRGSLPGYESCDTIMITYTIEGGIQTKEHPNPGKRFSGIQRTAYLPDNKEGNEVLDLLRRAFDQKLIFTVGESRTSGIPDVITWNDIHHKTSCTGGPQRYGYPDPNYLKRVKQELKDKGIE; encoded by the exons GTAAGGATGGAGTCTTGAAAAAAGGAAAGCACCAAATTGTGGTTGACAACCAACCTGTGACTATTTTCCTGGAACCCAATGAAAATGCAAAAGAGAAGAAGACCAAGATGTCTTCTTCAACACAGTCACAAAAAGGGGCAAGGCACGGTGAGAAGCCTCCAAATGTAAAGGACATTCATAATGCTGCAGATTCCTGTCTCCAGAAG atctTTCTTACTGTCACGGCGGAACTGAACTGTCAACTGTTCTCTAAAGAGCAAAGGGACCGCATCGCTGTTCTCTACCCCAACGTCCAACTAGTGAAGGGCCATGATGGAACTGAGAAAGTCTGTGGTAACTTCAAAGATATTGAAAAAATACATGGGTTCTTAAGTGAGCAGCTCCTGGAAAGGGAGCAGAAACATGAATCTTCCCCTTTGACATCAGAGAGGGAGCCACTCAGTCAGCAGGACAGGAACAGCTGTGTTTCTCCCTTCGAACCAGAAAGCAGGTCAGAAGAAAAAGGCAACCGTTTTGAAGTTCCCTTGGCTTTCTTTGAATACTTCACGCACTCCTGCCCTGATAAAATGGCCTCCATAGAGAAAAGATTtggtacaaaaataaaaagtcagacgAGTTCTCCGAATATGGTCTATTTAGACTTCACCTCCAGTCGATCAGGTAACCTCGAGGCAGCTCGCAAGGATTTTGTCGAAGAATTTCAGAAGCGTGTAGAGACTCTGACGCAGGAATGTGTTGCGCTAGCAGACAGTAAGCAGGCAACCAAAATCAAAGAGGAGTTAAATCACCAGTTTGCAAAGCTCCTCAtaaaggagaaaggaggagaatTAACTCTCCTTGGGACCGCAGATGACATTTCAGCTGCCAAACATTTTCTTGCCTCAAAGAACTTTGAAAGTCTTGTCAAGTCAACTGTGAAAATATTGACTCCTAAGGACATGCTGAAGGGAATTGAGGTTGATACCGCTCACTATAAGCTTTTAGAAGCAGAATTATCCCAGGAGATatcaaagatagaaaaaaagtACGACACTCAAAGTAACATTTTGGGGATAAATCAGAAAACCTGCATTCGATTTGAACCCAAAACCAAGGAGTTAGATCTATCCATACATGCTTATTCAAGTTTCATCGACACCTATCAACATGTTTCTTGTCAGATTATGAGAGAAGTTCTTTCGCTGAAACTTTTGGGCAAGGAGAGAAAACACTTACATGGGACAAAGTTCTCTGATGATTTTAGAAAAAGGCATCCAGATATACACTTTGTGTTAAATCGAGAGTCAATGACTTTGATTGGGTTGCCGAATCATCTTACAAATGCAAAACAGTATCTCTTAAACAGATGGGGGGTGTCTCCATCAGCTACAGAGAAATGGAATAAAACACTCACGGATACTGATAGTCATAATTCAAAAACAGCTTCACCAACATTGCAACACCCCGCCAGTTCTGAGGTGTCAGAAGTGAATGAGGAACAGGACACATGTGTCATCTGTTTGAACACCATTAGTAACAAACAAGTGCTCTCAAAGTGCAAGCATGAATTCTGCAGCCATTGTATCAATGAAGCCTTCTCATATAAGCCAATCTGTCCTGTGTGCCAGACTTCCTATGGTGTCCAGAAAGGGAATCAACCAGATGGAAGAATGAGCACCGTTGTTATAAGAGGCTCACTTCCAGGTTATGAATCCTGTGACACCATTATGATTACTTATACTATTGAAGGAGGCATACAAACA AAAGAGCACCCAAACCCAGGGAAGAGATTTTCTGGAATACAGCGAACTGCATACTTGCCTGATAACAAGGAAGGAAACGAGGTTTTGGATCTGCTTCGTAGGGCCTTTGACCAAAAATTGATTTTCACAGTGGGGGAGTCTCGAACATCAGGAATCCCAGATGTCATTACATGGAATGATATCCACCACAAAACGTCCTGCACTGGGGGACCACAAAG GTATGGTTACCCTGATCCTAACTATCTGAAACGTGTCAAACAAGAGCTGAAAGATAAAGGAATTGAGTGA